The Triplophysa rosa linkage group LG3, Trosa_1v2, whole genome shotgun sequence genome has a segment encoding these proteins:
- the tph1a gene encoding tryptophan 5-hydroxylase 1a: MYSTKSEGPRRGRSFDSMNIGLTLEEKQLNNEMNKSAFPKIEENKDNKTESTERSRAAVVFSLKNEVGGLVKALKLFQEKHVNLVHIESRKSKRRNSEFEIFVDCDSNREQLHEIIQLLRKHVNVLEMDAPDNRLPEESEMENLPWFPKKISDLDKCANRVLMYGSDLDADHPGFKDNVYRKRRKYFADLAMSYKHGDPIPRIEFTEEELKTWGVVFRELNKLYPTHACREYLKNLPLLTKYCDFREDNIPQLEDVSRFLKERTGFTIRPVAGYLSPRDFLAGLAFRVFHCTQYVRHSSGPLYTPEPDTCHELFGHVPLLAEPSFAQFSQEIGLASLGASDDSIQKLATCYFFTVEFGLCKQDGKLRAYGAGLLSSISELKHALSGNTRILPFDPNMTSKQECIITTFQDVYFVSDTFEEAKYKMREFAKTIKRPFSVRYNPYTQSVDILKDTTSINNVVEELRHELDIIGDALNRLNKQLGV; the protein is encoded by the exons ATGTACTCGACTAAAAGCGAAGGGCCGCGCAGAGGAAGATCTTTTGATTCCATGAACATTGGTTTGACATTGGAAGAGAAACAACTTAATAATGAA ATGAACAAATCTGCTTTTCCAAAAATCGAAGAGAATAAAGACAACAAAACCGAATCTACAGAGAGGAGCCGGGCAGCTGTTGTGTTTTCTCTGAAAAATGAAGTCGGTGGACTTGTAAAGGCTCTTAAACTTTTCCAG GAAAAACACGTCAATCTTGTGCACATCGAATCCAGAAAATCAAAAAGGCGCAACTCGGAGTTCGAGATCTTCGTGGATTGCGACAGCAACCGCGAGCAGCTGCACGAGATCATTCAGCTGCTGAGGAAACACGTGAACGTGCTTGAGATGGACGCGCCCGATAACCGTCTGCCGGAGGAAAGCG AGATGGAGAACCTGCCGTGGTTTCCAAAGAAGATTTCGGATCTGGACAAATGTGCGAACCGCGTGCTGATGTATGGATCAGACCTCGATGCTGATCATCCG GGCTTTAAGGACAACGTCTATCGCAAAAGGAGAAAGTATTTTGCAGACTTGGCCATGAGCTACAAACA CGGAGATCCAATTCCCCGCATTGAATTCACAGAAGAGGAGTTGAAAACATGGGGTGTAGTGTTCAGGGAGCTGAATAAACTCTACCCCACACATGCCTGTCGGGAGTATCTGAAGAACCTGCCCTTGCTCACCAAATACTGCGATTTTCGTGAAGACAACATCCCACAGCTGGAGGATGTCTCACGGTTTCTCAAAG AGCGGACTGGCTTCACCATAAGACCTGTGGCTGGATATCTCTCCCCACGAGACTTTTTGGCAGGATTGGCATTCCGCGTGTTCCACTGCACTCAATATGTCCGACACAGCTCTGGCCCCCTCTACACACCCGAACC AGACACATGTCATGAGCTGTTTGGACACGTTCCTCTTTTGGCCGAGCCCAGCTTTGCCCAGTTCAGTCAGGAGATCGGTCTGGCATCCCTGGGGGCATCCGATGACTCTATTCAGAAACTGGCCACT TGTTATTTCTTCACCGTGGAGTTTGGCCTTTGTAAACAGGATGGAAAGTTAAGAGCTTATGGAGCCGGTCTGCTGTCCTCCATCAGTGAGCTCAAG CATGCTCTGTCAGGAAACACCAGAATCTTGCCCTTTGACCCCAATATGACGTCCAAACAGGAGTGCATCATCACCACCTTTCAGGACGTGTACTTTGTTTCGGACACCTTTGAGGaagcaaaatacaaaatgag GGAGTTTGCAAAGACCATTAAGCGGCCATTCTCGGTACGTTACAATCCATACACACAGAGCGTGGACATTCTGAAGGACACAACCAGCATCAACAATGTTGTGGAGGAGTTGAGACATGAGCTAGACATCATTGGAGATGCACTAAACAGGCTCAACAAACAGTTAGGAGTCTGA
- the saal1 gene encoding protein saal1, which translates to MIMERNECSTEDVDGDRSGSSAAGSPEMDRNPSPPPEEDEPKASEEADAIGETVYSKHWLFSTLTRLIQMVSDEEGEQGDASVVLPEELEEDLCKVWDMAMDMDVSAFLQEFKAPDILLGVIAKSHNPRLTEICVGILGNMACFHETCISLSQNSDLGAVLLLLLGDNDPPTILETCRLLLTCVSQPAVASLWLNRIQQQPAVCCSFCFIMSSSTNVDLLVKVGELVDKLFDEDEELMKSWVSVPSENDPNEDAQQDIASSLLEAATHLRSESPEGLEVYLHSLQLLTTVEEGMQALVGGCGHAVWGFLCKVVCEDLCQPDDPPLILQEQKPLLAPALAVLSALHSGLHADISAELIGSVLRVLHFYAEYRQSRMGGNSESEEKDAQLKALVETTAEFLAVVLMEIPEDLLSSFVKGGHLTEKNCVSAVRALLPQHSSVVQHLVSRLSEVEPKLADMIKKDFLVSSNASS; encoded by the exons ATGATAATGG AGCGGAATGAATGCTCCACCGAGGATGTGGATGGAGACAGGAGCGGATCGTCCGCCGCAGGTTCGCCGGAGATGGACCGCAACCCTTCTCCTCCTCCAGAGGAAGATGAACCCAAGGCCAGTGAGGAGGCAGATGCCATTGGGGAGACAGTGTACAGCAAACACTGGCTCTTCAGCACCCTGACCCGCCTTATTCAG ATGGTGTCAGATGAAGAAGGTGAGCAGGGTGATGCTTCAGTGGTGTTGCCAGAAGAGCTGGAAGAAGACTTGTGTAAAGTGTGGGACATGGCTATGGATATG GATGTGTCTGCTTTTCTACAAGAGTTCAAGGCTCCAGACATTTTATTGGGTGTGATCGCAAAGTCGCATAATCCACGTCTCACT GAAATCTGCGTTGGAATTCTGGGTAATATGGCTTGTTTCCATGAAACTTGTATATCTCTCAGCCAGAACTCTGACCTTGG TGCTGTATTACTGCTGCTGCTCGGTGACAATGATCCTCCGACCATATTAGAAACATGCAG GCTGCTGCTAACCTGTGTCTCTCAGCCCGCTGTCGCCTCTCTGTGGCTAAACCGGATACAGCAGCAACCAGCAGTGTGTTGCAGTTTCTGTTTCATAATGAGCAGTTCAACGAACG TGGATTTGCTGGTTAAGGTTGGGGAGCTGGTGGATAAGCTCTTTGATGAGGATGAGGAGCTGATGAAGAGTTGGGTGTCTGTGCCAAGTGAGAATGACCCAAATGAGGACGCGCAGCAGGACATCGCCTCTTCTCTGCTTGAGGCGGCAACCCACCTTAG gtcAGAGAGTCCAGAGGGACTTGAAGTATATCTCCATTCACTCCAGCTTCTTACAACGGTAGAAGAGGGCATGCAGGCCCTGG TTGGAGGGTGTGGTCACGCCGTCTGGGGGTTTTTGTGCAAGGTTGTGTGTGAGGACTTATGCCAACCGGACGACCCGCCGCTCATTCTACAGGAGCAGAAACCTCTCCTCGCGCCAGCCCTCGCAGTGTTGTCTGCTTTACACTCCGGCCTGCATGCAGATATCA GTGCAGAATTAATAGGAAGTGTTCTTCGTGTTTTGCATTTCTATGCTGAGTACCGTCAAAGTCGGATGGGTGGAAATTCAGAATCGGAAGAAAAGGATGCACAGCTCAAGGCTTTAGTCGAAACCACAGCCGAGTTCCTTGCTGTCGTGCTTATGGAAATACCTGAG GATCtcttatcttcttttgtcaaGGGAGGACATCTGACAGAGAAGAACTGTGTTTCTGCTGTCCGCGCTCTTTTACCGCAGCACAGTTCAGTG GTGCAGCACCTGGTCTCTCGGTTGTCAGAGGTGGAACCTAAACTGGCAGATATGATTAAGAAGGATTTTTTAGTTTCATCCAATGCGTCAAGTTGA
- the LOC130552278 gene encoding LOW QUALITY PROTEIN: mucin-2-like (The sequence of the model RefSeq protein was modified relative to this genomic sequence to represent the inferred CDS: deleted 2 bases in 1 codon), which yields MDWRTSALCTLLLVLTCSIQVNAKRVYASNHVNNICSMWGNFHFKTFDGDTYQFKGTCEYNLVSDCQSLIHQFSVHVKRTQDPDVSKISRVSVTINDIAVVMTEDLVMVNEEKVTLPVHIAGILVEENSIYTKLYSKLGISVMWNREDAVMVELDSKYFNRTCGLCGDFNGIPIYNEFIQSGRRVGYAEFGNMHRVPNPNHHCEDPFEDDETDIQQNVVDSCEKHRAICAGIFEDGDWSSCSWVLSPEPYIRACVSDTCQRRPGETDATSLCSTLSEYSRQCSHAGGTPPTWRTDNFCPVKCPYNMVHSESGSPCMDTCSHKDTNTLCEEHKVDGCFCPPGTVLDDISYTGCIPPEQCQCKHDRIYNAGEILREDGEECECWGGNWICTSLPSPGLCAVEEGSHFITYDGKEFTFHGDCNYVLSKDCEGSKFIILGQIVPCYNHETDTCLKSIVLLLNNDKKNPLIIKADGTVQHNAEVSLPYSTVDFTVFRPSSFHVMFQSAVGLQVQVQLVPLMQVYITVDQSFQGKTCGLCGNFNKVLSDDLKTPQGIVEGTAISFANTWKAQSNCPDRPKRMDDPCSYSTDSEHFAEHWCSKMKDKESLFAKCHASVNPDSYYKRCKYSSCTCEKSEDCLCAVFSSYARACAAKGIFLQGWRQIVCDKYTENCPVSQNYSYQLQSCQHTCLSLSSERQGCSVDFVPVDGCACPDGLYQDEAGHCVPMEKCPCYHNGLKVKPGRSISIKDEHCVCMNGKFQCRSWKARVLGMKKSFLATAKAKWGVTEYGLPTNINFSPSAQFSLDCQSGCQCPTGLLDDSRGNCVKPHDCPCPHDGHSYAAGAEITRDCNKCTCQGGTWKCTEHKCPGVCTIYGSGHYQTFDQQRFGFRGDCSYIAVQDKCGNKTGHFSIVTENIPCGTTGTTCSKAVDVILGRTRLDLSDGKVTATDTGTGPLIKYKERKVGMYLVIDAENGLTVLWDRITTIRIILQPRHMGNVCGLCGNFNGNGKDDFTTQGNLPTTNIIEFVDSWKASSNCPDSEPDFDPCLLTPNRHTWAKIQCSIIKEVTFKDCHSKVDPTPYYENCVKDSCACDTGGDCECFCTAVAAYTQACNEAGVCVVWRTPEICRKHLSSTQFMLSQSVKQEKHVYALNLLVVLIFCECFLLAVYCDYYNDPGYCTWHYSPCHTPCYKTCLNPEGICNNTLPNLEGCYPECPEDKPIFDEESQMCVEDCLISTTTPKPTTVSTSSPTPTTTTTTTGTTPESTTTTTITEPTTIESTTSSQTPKPPIVSTSSPTPPTTTTTTGTTPGSTTTITESTTPILSTTTSSATTSPCIICEWSDWFNVYNPEQDENDFETYENINKNEQQICEQPVDIECRGVAEPNMSFEEYISHTKQVVQCNVSYGLECEKIKQNNRPYKCFDYEIRVLCCFPCSTTSPTTTQTSTFSTTQTPYGPTTSITSVESTTSSQTPKPPTVSTSSPTPTTTTTTTTTGTPLGSTTTTTITESTTEESTTSSQTPKTPTVSTSSPTPTKIITTTGTPLGSTTTTTITESTTEESTTSSQTPKTPTVSTSSPTPTKIITTTGTPLGSTSTATVTESTTKTEITPSVSTMSSSTFWTPITGPEKTTLSPTPTGAMITYTNTTPLTTSSTATSPSTTPCFCVFNGKQYKPGDVIFDHLDIGSGICLTMICSDICEIQNTTNSCYDCPEWDKNTNETFILCNCTMARCIEDNIIEIVPFECPPLQNITCANRKDPVLVYDEHYCCQHYACDCFCEGWGDPHYITFDGKFYSYQGNCTYILMEEIRPHFHLKIYIDNVYCDPIEHVSCPRSIIVSYNGLVITLTNHNLIGGADLEVSKGDEKLALPFTQNGVRVVSSGLDLFLEIPQLGVIVTFGATGFSINLPFQHFGNNTQGHCGTCNNNRADDCMLPGGILVDDCAVMADYWPANGINGEICPPPTALPTVGTGPKPTAKPCQALPDCYLLKSELFEECHPHLSPDNFFLGCEYDSCHMSNPAVVCTSLQSYARACSLLGVCIYWRNYTSLCNIECPADKIFKPCGPAEPPTCEDQLGQRSLAMPTEGCFCPDGMLLFNKESGVCVDKCGCLDASGTPREFGEVFEYNCEECVCDKASKSVICKRRQCPDFIPESCTKPGFVLVNVTNPSDPCCTKQVCHCDVSVCPPLDKKCSVGYSPELEVPEGECCPEIKCVAKKVCVYDKQEYEPGSIIPVVNCQECTCTWDVDPGTQLYKISCRMVMCNEDCAPGYGYQEAESDKDCCGKCVQTHCIINVNGTQHILKEGDVLPTTDQSCDRVTCTKVNGQFITDNYRIQCPPFNISNCQPGTVQMMADGCCHVCVDKIKGCQVQTVQDHINHNHCQSERIMELTFCGGDCASYSRYTEPGLSACSCCQATHTSNRTVPLSCLNGDIITYTYVHVEQCACRKTNCHGTGLSQHTLESIQKRSIKLP from the exons ATGGATTGGAGAACATCTGCACTCTGCACACTGCTGCTGGTGCTCACCTGTAGCATCCAGGTTAATGCAAAGAGGG TCTATGCTAGTAACCATGTGAACAACATCTGTAGCATGTGGGGTAACTTCCACTTCAAGACATTTGATGGAGACACTTACCAGTTTAAAGGCACGTGTGAATATAACCTGGTGTCTGACTGTCAGAGCCTCATTCATCAGTTCTCAGTTCACGTGAAGAGAACACAAGACCCCGATGTGTCAAAGATCAGCAGAGTGTCGGTTACCATCAATGACATCGCTGTCGTGATGACCGAGGACCTGGTGATGGTCAATGAAGAAAA AGTAACACTACCCGTCCACATCGCAGGGATCCTTGTCGAAGAGAATTCGATTTACACCAAACTCTATTCCAAACTGGGCATCAGTGTCATGTGGAACAGAGAGGATGCTGTCATG GTGGAGCTGGACTCCAAATATTTCAATCGCACTTGTGGACTATGTGGTGATTTTAATGGCATTCCCATCTATAATGAATTCATCCAATCAG GGCGAAGGGTCGGCTACGCCGAGTTTGGGAATATGCACAGAGTTCCCAACCCGAACCATCATTGCGAAGACCCTTTTGAAGATGATGAAACGGATATACAGCAAAATGTGGTGGActcatgtgaaaaacat CGGGCAATTTGTGCAGGCATTTTTGAAGATGGAGACTGGTCTTCTTGTAGTTGGGTTCTGAGCCCTGAGCCATATATCAGGGCCTGCGTGAGTGACACATGTCAGCGTCGGCCTGGAGAAACAGACGCTACATCACTCTGCTCGACTCTATCTGAATACTCACGTCAGTGCTCGCACGCCGGGGGAACTCCGCCCACCTGGAGAACAGACAACTTCTGCC CTGTGAAATGTCCCTACAATATGGTTCATTCTGAAAGTGGCTCGCCCTGTATGGACACATGCTcacacaaagacacaaacacactgtgTGAGGAACACAAGGTCGATGGCTGCTTCTGCCCTCCAG GAACTGTGCTTGATGATATCTCGTACACGGGCTGTATCCCTCCGGAACAGTGCCAGTGTAAACATGACCGCATCTACAATGCAGGAGAGATCCTTCGTGAAGATGGGGAAGAATG TGAGTGTTGGGGTGGAAACTGGATTTGTACGAGTCTGCCGAGCCCTGGTCTGTGCGCAGTAGAGGAAGGATCTCACTTCATCACCTACGACGGGAAAGAATTCACTTTCCACGGAGACTGCAACTACGTGCTTTCTAAA GACTGTGAGGGGTCAAAGTTCATCATTTTGGGGCAGATTGTTCCTTGTTATAATCATGAAACCGACACCTGCTTGAAATCGATAGTGCTGCTGCTTAACAACGACAAGAAAAAT CCTCTGATTATTAAAGCTGACGGCACGGTACAACACAATGCTGAAGTTTCTCTTCCATACAGCACCG TCGACTTCACCGTCTTCAGGCCGTCGTCGTTTCACGTCATGTTTCAGAGCGCGGTCGGTCTGCAGGTCCAGGTTCAGCTGGTTCCTCTCATGCAGGTGTACATCACTGTGGACCAAAGCTTTCAGGGGAAGACTTGTG GCCTCTGTGGAAATTTTAACAAAGTGCTGTCTGATGACCTGAAGACCCCTCAGGGTATAGTGGAGGGTACAGCGATTTCTTTCGCGAACACCTGGAAGGCCCAGTCCAACTGTCCCGACCGTCCCAAGAGAATGGACGACCCCTGTTCCTACAGCACTGACAGCG AACATTTTGCTGAGCACTGGTGTTCAAAGATGAAGGACAAAGAGAGCCTGTTTGCCAAATGTCACGCCTCTGTCAATCCAGACAGCTACTACAAA AGATGCAAATACTCCAGCTGTACTTGTGAGAAGAGTGAAGACTGTCTTTGTGCGGTGTTCTCCTCGTACGCCCGGGCCTGCGCGGCTAAAGGAATATTTCTCCAAGGCTGGAGACAAATAGTGTGCG ATAAATACACAGAGAATTGTCCCGTCTCGCAAAACTACTCCTATCAGCTGCAGAGCtgtcagcacacctgtctgtctctcagctCGGAGCGTCAGGGATGCAGCGTTGACTTTGTGCCCGTAGACGGATGTGCCTGTCCAGATGGACTCTACCAGGACGAGGCGGGACACTGTGTTCCTATGGAAAAATGTCCATGCTACCACAATGGATTGAAAGTCAAACCTGGCAGGTCTATCAGCATTAAGGATGAACACTG TGTTTGCATGAACGGAAAGTttcaatgtcggtcctggaaaGCTCGTGTTCTGGGTATGAAGAAATCCTTTTTGGCTACTGCAAAGGCTAAATGGGGTGTTACTGAATATGGGTTACCAACAAATATTAA tttctctccctctgccCAGTTCTCGCTGGACTGTCAATCTGGGTGCCAGTGTCCTACAGGTCTCCTGGATGATAGCAGAGGAAACTGTGTTAAGCCTCACGACTGCCCGTGTCCACACGATGGACATTCTTATGCAGCAGGAGCTGAGATAACCAGGGACTGCAATAAATG CACTTGTCAAGGGGGAACATGGAAATGTACAGAACATAAATGTCCAGGTGTCTGCACTATATATGGAAGCGGACATTATCAAACTTTTGATCAACAAAGATTCGGCTTTAGGGGAGACTGCAGTTATATAGCTGTGCAG gaCAAGTGTGGCAATAAGACCGGACATTTTAGCATTGTGACTGAGAATATTCCTTGTGGTACAACAGGAACCACATGTTCAAAAGCTGTTGATGTCATTTTGGGG AGGACTAGACTGGATCTTTCTGATGGCAAAGTAACAGCCACTGATACTGGAACTGGTCCACTGATCAAATACAAAGAGAGAAAGGTTGGTATGTACCTTGTTATTGATGCTGAAAATGGACTGACAGTTTTGTGGGACCGCATAACCACCATCCGCATCATTCTGCAACCCCGGCATATG GGAAATGTTTGTGGCCTTTGTGGAAATTTTAATGGAAACGGCAAAGATGACTTCACCACTCAAGGCAATCTGCCAACTACTAATATAATAGAGTTTGTGGACAGCTGGAAAGCATCAAGCAACTGCCCCGATTCAGAACCAGACTTTGACCCGTGCCTGTTGACCCCCAACCGACACACCTGGGCCAAAATACAATGTAGCATCATAAAGGAAGTTACTTTCAAGGACTGTCATAGTAAG GTGGATCCAACCCCATATTATGAGAATTGTGTGAAGGACTCGTGTGCGTGTGACACAGGTGGAGACTGTGAGTGCTTCTGCACAGCTGTGGCGGCTTACACTCAAGCCTGCAATGAAGCAGGTGTTTGTGTGGTCTGGAGAACACCTGAGATCTGCCGTAAGCATCTGTCTAGCACACAATTCATGTTAAGCCAGTCAGTTAagcaagaaaaacatgtttatgcaCTTAATTTACTTGTTGTGCTCATATTTTGTGAATGTTT TTTGTTAGCTGTATACTGTGACTACTACAATGATCCAGGTTACTGCACATGGCATTACAGTCCCTGCCATACGCCCTGCTACAAAACCTGTCTTAATCCTGAGGGTATCTGCAATAACACTTTACCCAACCTGGAAG GGTGTTATCCAGAATGTCCAGAGGACAAGCCTATTTTTGATGAAGAAAGTCAGATGTGTGTGGAGGATTGTCTTATTTCAACAACAACCCCCAAACCAACCACTGTTTCCACATCTTCACCTACACCAACAACAACCACTACAACAACAGGAACAACACCTGAAAGTACCACAACGACCACAATTACAGAACCAACAACAATAGAATCTACCACATCATCACAAACGCCCAAACCACCCATCGTTTCCACATCTTCACCTACACCACCAACAACTACTACAACAACAGGAACAACGCCTGGAAGTACAACTACAATTACTGAATCTACAACACCTATTTTATCAACAACCACCTCATCAGCAACTACATCACCATGTATTATATGTGAGTGGTCTGACTGGTTTAATGTATATAATCCTGAACAAGACGAGAATGACTTTGAGACAtatgaaaatattaataaaaatgaacaacagATCTGCGAACAGCCAGTGGATATTGAATGTAGGGGTGTGGCGGAACCTAACATGAGCTTTGAAGAATATATAAGTCATACAAAGCAAGTTGTCCAGTGCAATGTTTCATATGGACTAGAAtgtgagaaaataaaacaaaataatcgtcCCTACAAATGTTTTGACTATGAAATACGGgttctttgttgttttcccTGTTCTACAACGTCACCCACCACAACACAGACCTCTACATTTAGCACAACGCAAACACCGTATGGGCCAACCACATCCATTACATCAGTAGAATCTACAACATCATCACAAACGCCCAAACCACCCACTGTTTCCACATCTTCACCTACACCAACAACAACtactacaacaacaacaacaggaaCACCCCTTGGAAGTACTACAACAACTACAATTACAGAATCAACAACAGAAGAATCTACTACATCATCACAAACTCCCAAAACACCGACTGTTTCCACATCTTCACCAACaccaacaaaaataataacCACAACAGGAACACCCCTTGGAAGTACTACAACAACTACAATTACAGAATCAACAACAGAAGAATCTACTACATCATCACAAACACCCAAAACACCCACTGTTTCCACATCTTCACCAACaccaacaaaaataataacCACAACAGGAACACCCCTTGGAAGTACTTCAACAGCGACAGTGACTGAATCAACAACCAAAACAGAAATTACACCATCAGTGTCAACTATGAGCAGCTCAACCTTTTGGACACCCATTACTGGTCCTGAAAAAACAACACTCTCTCCCACTCCAACGGGGGCAATGATTACATACACAAATACAACACCTTTGACAACTTCATCCACAGCCACCAGTCCTAGCACTACACcctgtttttgtgtatttaatgGAAAGCAGTATAAGCCGG gAGATGTAATATTCGATCATTTGGATATTGGCTCGGGGATCTGTCTAACCATGATCTGCTCTGACATCTGTGAaattcagaatacaacaaacTCATGCTATGACTGTCCAGAATGGGACAAAAAT ACCAACGAGACTTTCATCCTGTGTAACTGCACCATGGCGAGGTGCATCGAGGACAACATCATTGAGATTGTCCCATTTGAATGTCCTCCACTCCAAAACATCACATGTGCTAACAGAAAGGACCCAGTCCTGGTATATGATGAACACTACTGCTGTCAGCATTACGCCTGTGACT GCTTTTGTGAAGGGTGGGGTGACCCTCACTACATCACATTTGATGGAAAGTTCTACAGCTATCAAGGAAACTGCACTTATATATTAATGGAAGAAATACGGCCTCATTTTCACCTAAAGATCTACATTGATAACGTCTATTGTGACCCTATTGagcatgtttcctgtcccagATCAATTATTGTATCTTACAACGGGCTAGTCATTACACTTACAAATCACAATTTAATAGGAGGTGCAGATCTAGAG GTTTCAAAGGGCGATGAAAAGCTTGCACTGCCTTTTACCCAAAATGGAGTGAGAGTGGTAAGCTCAGGCTTGGATTTGTTCCTGGAGATTCCACAGCTGGGCGTCATCGTAACATTTGGAGCCACCGGCTTCAGCATCAACCTGCCATTCCAGCATTTTGGAAACAACACACAAGGCCACTGCG GAACATGCAACAACAACAGGGCTGATGACTGCATGCTTCCTGGAGGAATCTTGGTGGACGACTGTGCAGTCATGGCAGATTACTGGCCGGCTAATGGTATAAATGGCGAAATATGCCCTCCACCAACTGCGTTACCTACAGTCGGAACAGGCCCCAAACCCACTGCTAAGCCATGCCAGGCTCTCCCAGACTGTTACCTCCTGAAGAGCGA GTTGTTCGAAGAGTGCCACCCCCATTTGTCACCAGATAACTTCTTTTTGGGCTGTGAATATGACAGCTGTCACATGAGTAACCCGGCCGTGGTGTGTACGAGTTTGCAGTCCTATGCAAGGGCTTGCTCTCTGCTTGGCGTCTGCATATACTGGAGAAACTACACCAGCCTCTGCA ACATTGAATGTCCAGCAGATAAAATCTTCAAGCCATGTGGTCCAGCTGAACCCCCAACCTGTGAAGACCA ACTTGGACAGAGGAGTCTTGCAATGCCCACCGAGGGCTGCTTTTGCCCAGATGGCATGTTGCTCTTCAACAAAGAGTCTGGAGTCTGTGTGGACAAATGCG GATGCCTGGATGCTTCTGGAACACCGCGTGAG TTTGGTGAGGTTTTCGAGTACAACTGTGAGGAGTGCGTCTGCGATAAAGCCAGCAAATCTGTCATCTGTAAGCGCAGACAGTGTCCTGATTTTATCCCTGAGAGCTGCACAAAGCCCGGCTTTGTGTTGGTCAACGTCACCAATCCCTCAGACCCATGCTGCACCAAACAAGTTTGCC ATTGTGATGTCTCTGTGTGCCCACCTTTGGATAAAAAGTGTAGCGTTGGATATTCTCCAGAACTGGAGGTGCCTGAGGGAGAATGCTGTCCGGAAATCAAATGCG TGGCCAAAAAAGTATGCGTCTACGATAAACAAGAGTACGAG CCTGGTAGCATCATCCCTGTTGTTAACTGTCAGGAATGCACTTGTACATGGGACGTGGATCCTGGAACACAACTGTACAAGATCAGCTGCAGAATGGTGATGTGCAATGAAGACTGTGCTCCT GGTTACGGATATCAAGAGGCTGAAAGCGACAAAGACTGCTGTGGGAAATGTGTGCAAACTCACTGTATCATCAATGTCAACGGCACTCAACATATACTGAAg GAGGGAGATGTTTTGCCCACTACAGACCAGAGTTGTGACAGAGTCACCTGCACTAAAGTGAACGGACAGTTCATCACTGATAACTACAGAATCCAGTGTCCTCCCTTCAACATCTCCAACTGCCAGCCC GGTACAGTCCAGATGATGGCTGATGGCTGCTGCCACGTTT gTGTGGACAAGATTAAGGGCTGTCAAGTACAGACTGTTCAAGATCACATAAATCACAACCACTGTCAGTCCGAGAGAATAATGGAGCTGACCTTCTGTGGCGGAGATTGTGCCAGTTACAGCAG GTACACTGAACCCGGGTTGTCCGCCTGTAGCTGTTGCCAGGCAACCCACACAAGTAATCGTACAGTGCCTCTTAGTTGTTTAAATGGAGACATAATAACCTACACGTACGTCCACGTCGAGCAGTGCGCCTGTAGGAAAACGAACTGTCACGGCACTGGACTCAGTCAGCACACCCTTGAAAGCATCCAGAAACGTAGCATTAAACTTCCTTGA